In Maridesulfovibrio sp., the following proteins share a genomic window:
- a CDS encoding tetratricopeptide repeat protein, producing MSVSPLLAEDNTTAIAAQDKRRIWAVRVNSFKEVDTAWEFMSYLKSEGYNPVMVALFDNAGNLWRVVQIGDYSTRKKALAAGLAFKKKTGLDYLVRSMPADLLAKRTLESRSSPLPTLRMTFSPAPEAATSITTGKPKLVGAPDSLFYELDQRDVLRATGLRQQNVILARIMMRRGYVDDALRLYAGLLRSYPDDLELREESIGALIDAGEYEKAESMLRKWLIDDPASPRALRMEARLRLLTGDYYVQLNTLDYLLRLRPGDTDSISNKAYSSQQGGDWLEAIISFSELVDAEPENNEARQALSSLLRERRPRLELTPSVYLQSDESITTTLGSRFSMQLTDQTRGEFYYANTHIYRPQGNGIEKIDKDVNQAALLLKRDFTRTFTGIVGLGAYDGTASGISGAVGFDWRIHDPGTFSAMIDYNNPWLDEPNAANYEGRYSQLSLTYDGFYDNVWGLFLNGQLRQYQLESDKNYGTKGIYNIILTRRILEDPNLFVSYSFYRSYFKYDDDNYKPFTVLDNESIHTFSASVTKSLCDTVILSAAGGIRLDEFKNSPSYFGGPSVTLRLGRLDLSIDYEYSSDSGLAGGGETNLLRGGIGVVF from the coding sequence ATGTCCGTGTCCCCGCTTCTTGCGGAGGACAATACGACTGCTATTGCCGCACAGGATAAGCGCAGAATCTGGGCTGTCAGGGTAAATTCTTTTAAAGAGGTCGACACTGCGTGGGAGTTTATGTCCTACCTTAAGAGTGAGGGCTATAATCCGGTCATGGTGGCTCTTTTTGACAATGCCGGAAATCTTTGGCGGGTGGTCCAGATAGGTGATTATTCTACCCGTAAGAAAGCCCTTGCCGCCGGGCTGGCTTTTAAAAAGAAAACCGGACTTGATTATCTGGTCAGGTCCATGCCGGCAGACTTGCTGGCAAAACGAACTTTGGAATCCCGCAGCAGTCCATTGCCTACACTTAGGATGACTTTTTCTCCTGCACCGGAGGCCGCGACAAGTATCACCACGGGGAAGCCGAAGCTCGTCGGTGCACCGGACTCCCTCTTTTATGAGCTGGATCAGCGCGATGTGCTGCGGGCAACTGGACTTAGGCAGCAGAACGTTATTCTGGCCCGCATCATGATGCGTCGTGGATATGTTGATGACGCTTTGCGCCTTTATGCCGGACTGTTACGAAGTTATCCTGATGATCTTGAGCTGCGTGAGGAGTCCATAGGTGCTCTTATCGACGCCGGAGAATATGAAAAGGCGGAATCAATGCTTCGAAAGTGGCTGATCGATGACCCCGCCTCACCTCGTGCCCTTAGAATGGAAGCACGTTTGCGTCTGCTCACCGGGGACTACTATGTACAGTTAAATACTTTGGACTATCTACTGCGGCTGAGACCCGGAGATACGGACTCCATTTCAAACAAGGCTTACAGCAGTCAGCAGGGCGGAGACTGGCTCGAAGCCATTATCAGCTTTTCCGAACTTGTGGACGCCGAACCTGAGAACAATGAAGCACGGCAGGCTCTTTCAAGCCTGCTCAGGGAGCGCAGACCGAGACTGGAGCTGACCCCAAGTGTCTACCTGCAATCCGATGAGTCGATCACGACCACTCTCGGAAGCAGGTTTTCAATGCAGCTCACTGACCAGACCCGCGGCGAGTTCTATTATGCTAATACACATATTTATCGTCCACAGGGCAACGGGATCGAAAAGATCGATAAGGATGTCAATCAGGCCGCACTTCTCTTAAAGCGTGATTTTACCCGAACCTTTACCGGAATTGTCGGTTTGGGAGCTTATGATGGAACAGCTTCCGGTATTTCCGGTGCGGTTGGCTTTGACTGGCGGATTCATGATCCCGGGACTTTCTCTGCAATGATCGACTATAATAATCCGTGGCTGGATGAACCGAACGCAGCAAACTATGAAGGCCGCTACAGCCAGCTTTCGCTGACCTATGATGGCTTTTATGATAATGTCTGGGGTCTGTTCCTGAACGGTCAGCTGCGTCAATACCAGCTTGAATCGGATAAGAACTACGGGACCAAGGGAATTTATAACATCATTCTGACCCGCAGAATTCTTGAGGACCCGAATTTATTTGTTTCCTATTCATTCTATCGTTCCTATTTCAAGTATGACGACGATAATTACAAGCCTTTTACCGTACTGGATAACGAGAGCATTCATACTTTTAGCGCCAGCGTAACGAAATCACTTTGTGATACTGTTATTTTAAGTGCCGCAGGTGGGATCAGGTTGGATGAATTCAAAAACAGCCCAAGTTACTTTGGTGGACCATCGGTTACTTTAAGGTTGGGGCGATTGGATTTGAGTATAGATTATGAATACAGTAGTGATTCCGGTCTTGCCGGAGGCGGGGAGACCAATTTATTGCGCGGAGGAATCGGCGTTGTTTTCTAA
- a CDS encoding tetratricopeptide repeat protein, which translates to MNIKLWRVLVFVLIIIGATVLIYPFPRDMVRLYLRNDDVDKASEILSKLLEEDPYDLHLLNIGVDVFLKRGMPDKAIASLEEILKQKPDRIPERMKLAQVYEWNVMPRKALHTWDKLSQLEPDKMKPLEKLVMYYRYYNMFPQEVDAILKLNELQGKMPFSGDFMSVLNDEIERLGAEHVKDADDPYLNFLIQRVFIVGEQFKAETEFMAETGGKVDPKQYVTYVLEYFVATDHTDEGYLYAARMDEKTGLDVENRVLLVKVLGWSGSYGLALDIAEKLIKISPENVELLTETAWMARSAERHDIAQNVLEKLVELEPDNREHQKALGDVYMATGNYHKAVSFFRNLALKLGNWLVYAHDMLRAALFSGDIKLMSEVIEQTKEVDLTEPEYLRTRGALLLTLERPREAYDALRKVVDSPGATLADYRSLIDAAATTEDNQLIADTVELALKVYPGDLDLMRTAGSAWHNVNQPMKAYHIYRELLRKEQNQQDIIDMLLAASETQDLKLGKQAAAYAVKIAPNDVVVIAQAGEILLWLNSPKDSYPYYKKAAVMTGGNREYVMQLIQVASYTADKDIFRDAAETAIRLRPDDEQVGLLAAAVWTAAGDTQKAEQLLSRFAGLGSKNMDTLHKWADFADKAGLNEEAYRIYDELYVRGYKRKEIRGPLARLAEWTNRPVVAARIYGEIADESPADFDLAKKAAEAWSNAGDFKNSAVYYERALALKPQDYELKLELAKVYGFAGNTDAQIRLFKELQAAGKLPETERVELARAYLDARQPEPALRILEPYASLKKLPRFEGFLLASALQMAGRGSEASDIYKRLKKEYDKDELFLARLGAEALFNNFQTDAYDLFAAALKLNPENHTALKGLGIILGEREEYPRAAAKLRKYLSLVPDDVEGRYQLAEIYRLMGRENDAAREYKRAARIIRQNESKMDNDKNLKRIDR; encoded by the coding sequence TTGAACATTAAGCTCTGGCGGGTACTTGTTTTCGTACTCATAATAATCGGTGCGACCGTACTTATATATCCTTTTCCAAGGGATATGGTTCGCCTGTACCTGCGGAATGATGATGTTGATAAGGCTTCAGAAATATTGAGTAAACTCCTTGAAGAAGATCCCTATGATCTGCATCTGTTAAATATCGGTGTTGACGTTTTTCTTAAGCGCGGGATGCCGGATAAAGCTATTGCCAGTCTTGAGGAAATCCTTAAGCAGAAGCCGGACCGAATTCCCGAACGTATGAAGCTGGCGCAGGTCTATGAATGGAATGTCATGCCCCGCAAGGCCTTGCATACATGGGATAAGCTGTCCCAACTTGAGCCGGACAAAATGAAGCCGCTTGAAAAGCTGGTCATGTATTACCGTTACTACAACATGTTTCCTCAGGAAGTTGATGCCATTCTCAAGCTGAATGAATTGCAGGGAAAAATGCCGTTCAGCGGTGATTTTATGTCAGTCCTCAACGATGAAATTGAGCGACTCGGTGCGGAGCATGTCAAAGACGCGGACGATCCGTATCTCAATTTTCTGATTCAGCGCGTATTTATTGTCGGTGAACAGTTCAAGGCCGAGACTGAATTCATGGCCGAGACAGGTGGAAAGGTCGATCCTAAACAGTATGTCACCTACGTGCTGGAATATTTCGTAGCCACGGACCACACGGATGAAGGGTATTTATATGCGGCGCGTATGGATGAAAAGACCGGGCTCGATGTTGAGAACCGAGTTCTGTTGGTTAAGGTCCTCGGGTGGTCAGGGAGCTATGGCCTTGCCTTGGATATTGCTGAAAAACTTATCAAAATCAGTCCTGAAAATGTGGAACTCCTTACCGAAACAGCATGGATGGCCCGCAGTGCGGAACGGCATGATATAGCGCAAAATGTTTTGGAAAAGCTTGTGGAACTTGAACCGGACAACCGCGAACATCAAAAGGCTCTCGGCGATGTCTACATGGCAACCGGCAACTACCACAAGGCAGTTTCTTTTTTCCGCAATCTTGCCCTGAAGCTCGGGAACTGGTTGGTTTATGCACATGACATGCTGCGTGCAGCATTGTTCAGCGGTGATATTAAACTTATGTCTGAAGTTATTGAGCAGACAAAAGAAGTTGATCTGACTGAGCCTGAGTACCTACGAACCCGCGGGGCTTTGCTGCTGACTCTTGAGCGTCCACGGGAAGCATACGATGCTCTGCGCAAGGTAGTGGACAGCCCGGGTGCAACTCTTGCAGATTACCGGAGTCTGATTGATGCCGCTGCAACAACTGAGGATAATCAGCTGATCGCCGATACTGTGGAATTAGCCCTGAAAGTGTACCCCGGCGATCTTGATCTTATGCGCACTGCCGGTTCGGCTTGGCACAATGTGAATCAGCCAATGAAGGCTTATCATATCTACCGGGAGTTGCTGAGGAAAGAACAGAACCAGCAGGATATAATAGATATGTTGCTGGCAGCATCGGAAACTCAGGATTTAAAACTGGGCAAACAGGCTGCGGCATATGCTGTCAAGATTGCGCCGAACGATGTGGTTGTTATCGCACAGGCAGGGGAGATTCTGCTCTGGCTTAATTCACCTAAAGACAGCTACCCATACTACAAAAAGGCCGCAGTTATGACCGGGGGAAACCGGGAATACGTGATGCAGCTTATTCAGGTTGCTTCATACACTGCGGATAAGGACATTTTTCGCGATGCAGCTGAGACGGCAATAAGATTGCGGCCTGACGACGAACAGGTCGGTCTGCTGGCAGCAGCTGTCTGGACCGCGGCCGGGGATACTCAGAAAGCCGAACAGCTTCTGTCCCGCTTCGCCGGGCTGGGCTCCAAGAATATGGATACCCTGCATAAATGGGCTGATTTTGCAGACAAGGCCGGATTAAATGAAGAAGCCTACCGGATTTACGATGAGCTTTATGTCCGTGGTTACAAGCGTAAAGAAATCAGGGGCCCTCTGGCCAGATTGGCTGAATGGACCAATCGTCCGGTGGTAGCCGCCAGAATATATGGTGAGATTGCGGATGAATCACCTGCAGATTTTGATCTGGCTAAAAAGGCGGCTGAAGCATGGTCAAATGCCGGGGATTTCAAAAACTCAGCTGTTTATTATGAACGGGCTCTCGCCTTAAAGCCTCAGGATTACGAATTGAAGCTTGAACTGGCAAAGGTTTATGGTTTTGCCGGTAATACTGATGCGCAGATCAGGCTTTTTAAAGAGTTGCAGGCTGCTGGAAAATTGCCGGAAACAGAACGGGTGGAGCTGGCAAGAGCTTATCTTGATGCCCGCCAGCCGGAACCTGCGCTGCGCATTCTTGAGCCTTATGCCAGTTTGAAAAAACTGCCTCGTTTCGAAGGATTTCTGCTGGCCTCTGCTTTGCAAATGGCCGGGCGTGGCAGTGAAGCTTCTGATATTTATAAAAGGTTGAAAAAAGAGTACGACAAGGATGAACTCTTTCTGGCGCGTCTGGGCGCTGAAGCCCTGTTCAATAATTTCCAAACTGATGCTTACGATCTTTTTGCGGCAGCTCTTAAGCTCAACCCGGAGAACCATACCGCACTCAAAGGTCTTGGTATCATCCTCGGAGAGCGGGAAGAGTATCCCCGTGCTGCAGCCAAGTTACGTAAATACTTGAGTCTTGTTCCCGATGATGTAGAAGGGAGGTATCAGCTCGCCGAAATTTATAGACTTATGGGGCGTGAAAATGATGCGGCACGCGAGTATAAGCGTGCGGCCCGGATTATCCGCCAGAATGAGTCCAAGATGGATAACGATAAGAATTTAAAGAGGATTGACAGGTAA
- a CDS encoding DUF2194 domain-containing protein produces the protein MRPNRLIFALLLILFGMTCAHAGQVKRKILVLYNSDQNRSAVNNSFIEGFATPLTYLGFKYEMRDVVPRPLPSDAEMADFRAVFTTFAENQMNAPDEYLEWLIRQQKNGKKIIIAGTLGAYNDFDGNAADQSLIKNVFNNLGFSYLGNATNDNYRLKYEHVDQDNMNFERKLPLFPEKYIQIVPSAGDVRSWVDVALKAKPDSAAAAVAVGPRGGFAFDGYMRWQDPVNYLKQWYLNPFEFLRICLNSTGMPALTPNTLNGKRLAYAHIDGDGFSGYTEIDKYKVCGEIIMERIFSRYDFPNSASVIAGEINPEVRGSIDNVELARTMFEMENVETSSHSYTHPFAWQAKVRESKDYADEFVVGQYEVDGYKFDARYEIVGSCDYISEDLAPVDKPCKVLFWSGMCDPIGEQIAIADKAGILNLNGGDTVFDARRNSYFGVSPIYRALGSRNQIYTGQANENILTNLWSGPYFGFRNIVETMRRTGSPRRVMPIDIYYHFYSAEKFASLKALEDVYEWALSQDSARVFASSYIKMVNGCLAAKMEKVSRDHFVFSEYADCLSVRLDGTEKIPDLRKCVNVLGYDIQPEGIFVHLTPGTAQAELLLTSDKQTNDGYAYLKNASGWVRGFGRSADSVLFDFECFSKGRFELCGLVPNRIYTLITKEGSPRKFRSNAEGVLSVEDVRSGHMEIKLN, from the coding sequence ATGCGCCCGAATAGATTGATTTTTGCTCTGCTGTTAATTCTTTTTGGAATGACCTGCGCACATGCCGGGCAGGTTAAGCGTAAGATTCTTGTGCTTTATAATAGTGACCAGAACCGATCAGCCGTGAACAATAGCTTCATCGAAGGTTTTGCGACTCCTTTGACCTATCTGGGATTCAAGTATGAGATGCGCGATGTTGTCCCGCGACCTTTGCCTTCCGATGCAGAAATGGCTGATTTCCGTGCGGTGTTTACAACTTTCGCTGAAAATCAGATGAATGCGCCTGATGAATATCTGGAATGGCTGATCAGGCAGCAGAAAAACGGTAAAAAAATAATTATTGCCGGAACCCTAGGGGCTTATAATGATTTTGATGGAAATGCTGCTGATCAGTCGCTGATCAAGAATGTATTCAATAATTTGGGATTTTCATATCTGGGTAATGCTACCAACGATAATTATCGTCTGAAATATGAGCATGTTGACCAGGATAATATGAACTTCGAGCGCAAGCTTCCATTGTTTCCTGAAAAATACATACAAATTGTGCCAAGCGCCGGGGATGTCCGTTCATGGGTCGATGTTGCTTTAAAAGCCAAGCCGGACAGTGCTGCTGCGGCGGTAGCGGTCGGGCCTCGGGGCGGTTTTGCCTTTGACGGATACATGCGCTGGCAGGACCCTGTTAATTACCTGAAACAATGGTACTTGAATCCATTTGAATTTTTGCGGATTTGCCTCAATTCAACAGGGATGCCGGCCCTTACTCCAAACACACTGAACGGTAAACGGCTGGCCTACGCCCATATCGATGGTGATGGTTTTTCCGGTTATACTGAAATTGATAAATACAAAGTGTGCGGCGAAATAATTATGGAGCGCATTTTTTCGCGCTATGACTTTCCGAATTCAGCTTCGGTTATCGCCGGAGAAATCAACCCTGAAGTGCGGGGCAGCATTGATAATGTGGAGCTGGCCAGAACTATGTTTGAGATGGAGAATGTGGAAACCTCATCCCATTCCTATACTCATCCATTCGCATGGCAAGCCAAGGTGCGTGAATCCAAAGATTATGCCGATGAGTTTGTAGTCGGGCAGTATGAGGTTGATGGTTACAAATTTGATGCCCGTTATGAAATTGTGGGTTCCTGTGATTATATTTCCGAAGATCTTGCTCCGGTAGATAAACCATGCAAGGTCCTGTTCTGGTCCGGTATGTGTGATCCCATTGGGGAGCAGATCGCCATTGCCGACAAAGCCGGAATCCTTAACCTGAACGGCGGTGACACTGTTTTTGACGCCCGGAGAAACTCATATTTTGGAGTTTCGCCAATCTATCGTGCACTTGGAAGCCGCAATCAGATTTATACCGGACAGGCAAATGAAAATATTCTGACTAATCTATGGTCCGGTCCTTATTTCGGATTTCGAAATATTGTTGAGACCATGCGAAGGACCGGATCGCCGCGCCGGGTGATGCCCATAGATATCTATTACCATTTCTACAGCGCTGAGAAATTCGCTTCCCTCAAAGCATTGGAAGACGTCTATGAGTGGGCTTTGAGTCAGGATAGCGCGCGTGTCTTTGCTTCATCATACATAAAAATGGTTAATGGCTGCCTTGCGGCAAAGATGGAGAAAGTTTCTCGTGATCATTTTGTGTTCAGTGAGTACGCAGATTGTCTTTCGGTCCGCCTTGATGGAACGGAAAAGATTCCGGATCTGCGAAAGTGCGTTAACGTGCTCGGTTATGATATTCAGCCGGAAGGTATCTTTGTACATCTTACCCCAGGAACGGCACAGGCGGAATTGCTGCTGACCTCTGATAAACAGACCAATGACGGGTATGCTTATTTGAAAAACGCTTCCGGCTGGGTGCGTGGTTTTGGACGCAGTGCAGATAGTGTGCTGTTTGATTTTGAATGCTTTAGCAAAGGGCGTTTTGAGTTGTGCGGGCTCGTTCCGAATCGCATATACACGCTTATCACCAAGGAAGGTTCACCACGTAAATTTCGCAGCAATGCAGAGGGCGTATTGAGTGTAGAAGATGTTCGCTCCGGGCATATGGAGATTAAGCTGAATTGA
- a CDS encoding endo alpha-1,4 polygalactosaminidase: MYGIIEQRRAGNPCGNGRGHVIRFCSIAILLVFSFTLFGRTVAFGGSRAVSSWACYYGSEDQTEKLSCFDLLVCAPGGQNPAPLRSEGLKVLVYISLGEVAANSPYYEVAKQSGLLVRHNTNWDSWVVDVRRPEWRELLFERIIPDALAAGYDGLFFDTLDSPIDMQRKDPDTYKGAERACVDLIRAIRERYPRLLLCQNRGFEIIKRTAPYLNYLLIEGLSSSMDLETSTRVEVSGADRDFLISKAEAAKEINPKLVVLTLDYVPAEDKQEIEKAYYFSRNLGYVPYVSTPALNEVFIHAPE, encoded by the coding sequence ATGTACGGAATCATTGAACAGCGTCGCGCAGGAAACCCTTGCGGAAATGGTCGAGGCCATGTCATCCGCTTCTGCTCAATAGCCATTCTGCTCGTGTTTTCTTTTACTCTCTTCGGCAGGACGGTTGCCTTCGGCGGAAGCCGTGCCGTCTCTTCATGGGCCTGTTATTACGGTAGCGAAGACCAGACTGAAAAGCTCTCCTGTTTTGATTTACTGGTCTGCGCTCCCGGCGGCCAGAACCCGGCTCCTTTGCGTTCTGAAGGGTTGAAAGTTCTGGTCTACATCAGTCTCGGAGAAGTCGCCGCGAACAGTCCTTACTACGAGGTTGCCAAGCAATCAGGTCTGCTTGTGCGCCACAATACCAACTGGGATTCATGGGTGGTTGATGTACGCAGGCCGGAATGGAGAGAGCTGCTTTTTGAGCGCATTATACCGGATGCCCTTGCTGCCGGATATGACGGGCTTTTCTTTGATACCCTTGATTCTCCTATTGATATGCAGCGCAAGGACCCGGATACATACAAGGGAGCAGAACGTGCCTGTGTCGATCTGATCCGTGCAATCCGCGAAAGATATCCCAGATTGCTGCTTTGCCAGAACAGGGGGTTCGAGATTATCAAGCGAACTGCCCCCTATCTGAATTATCTGCTCATTGAAGGTTTGAGCAGCTCCATGGATCTGGAAACTTCCACCCGTGTGGAAGTTTCAGGAGCCGACCGCGATTTTCTTATTTCCAAGGCTGAAGCAGCAAAAGAGATCAATCCCAAGCTGGTAGTCCTGACCCTTGATTATGTTCCTGCCGAAGATAAACAGGAGATTGAAAAAGCTTACTACTTTTCCCGTAATCTGGGCTACGTGCCCTATGTCAGTACTCCTGCGTTAAACGAGGTCTTTATTCATGCGCCCGAATAG
- a CDS encoding CsgG/HfaB family protein, translating into MKKSFFITMCFVLFLAGCSGTYMKDYVQPNGIAGEARHAAVLPLVNLTNTPNAGRMVGDLLTTELYSNTRFDLMESTEMLKRIKGNKDDLEFVMEDVVAQKLGSRLGVDTVIYGSVTEYQYKRGVNQSPSVGINLRMLDVSSGNVIWASSSSKSGGCFFGCTESLNSVAQETLAEMVEAMSSASAQ; encoded by the coding sequence GTGAAGAAAAGTTTTTTTATTACTATGTGTTTTGTCCTTTTTCTTGCAGGCTGTTCCGGCACGTATATGAAAGATTACGTTCAACCGAACGGTATTGCCGGTGAAGCTCGACACGCGGCGGTTCTGCCTTTGGTCAACCTGACCAACACCCCCAACGCAGGCCGCATGGTTGGAGACCTGCTGACCACTGAACTTTATTCCAATACAAGGTTCGACCTCATGGAATCTACTGAAATGCTTAAGCGGATCAAAGGAAACAAGGACGATCTTGAGTTTGTCATGGAAGATGTAGTGGCGCAGAAACTGGGAAGCAGACTTGGCGTTGACACTGTTATTTACGGTTCTGTTACTGAATACCAGTATAAGCGAGGAGTGAATCAGAGTCCTTCCGTAGGTATCAACCTGCGCATGCTTGATGTCTCTTCCGGTAACGTCATTTGGGCTTCTTCTTCTTCCAAAAGCGGGGGGTGCTTTTTCGGATGTACGGAATCATTGAACAGCGTCGCGCAGGAAACCCTTGCGGAAATGGTCGAGGCCATGTCATCCGCTTCTGCTCAATAG
- a CDS encoding MJ1477/TM1410 family putative glycoside hydrolase, protein MKKRYLFILAVLSFVTACMSTTTPPIQSNKKHPTEIRITPQNSAISSWAFQLQKPQLANLAESPYDLLVIDYSKDGSDSKKFSARDIAVLHKFRKTVLCYLSIGEAEDYRFYWQEEWKNDPPLFLGPENPDWIGNYKVKYWREDWWEKSLRPYLDRIIEAGYDGVYLDIVDGYWFWHEQGMAVQDTADEMVKLIKRIADYARKKAGREFIICPQNGMGVFADCSPEYKDVYLKTINMIGLESLLYNTHSPEDRDYRLELAKELAESGKIILDVEYIAPSQYAEYLQKVKALDFKLIPYGATPDAALDRITDFWKFNQ, encoded by the coding sequence ATGAAAAAACGCTATCTATTTATTCTGGCAGTCCTTTCTTTTGTAACAGCCTGTATGTCAACAACGACGCCCCCCATTCAAAGTAATAAAAAGCACCCTACGGAGATCAGAATCACCCCTCAAAATAGCGCCATAAGCAGTTGGGCCTTCCAGTTGCAAAAACCGCAGTTAGCAAATCTGGCAGAATCCCCTTACGACCTATTAGTGATTGATTATTCTAAAGACGGATCAGATTCGAAAAAATTTTCAGCCAGAGACATTGCAGTTCTTCACAAATTCCGAAAAACTGTCCTCTGCTATTTATCCATCGGTGAAGCAGAGGATTACCGCTTTTACTGGCAGGAAGAATGGAAAAATGATCCACCACTTTTTTTAGGCCCTGAAAATCCCGACTGGATAGGAAACTATAAAGTAAAATACTGGCGGGAAGACTGGTGGGAAAAAAGCCTGCGGCCATATTTGGACCGTATTATTGAAGCCGGATACGACGGTGTGTATCTGGACATAGTCGACGGCTACTGGTTCTGGCATGAGCAGGGCATGGCAGTACAGGACACAGCGGATGAAATGGTTAAACTGATCAAACGCATAGCCGACTACGCCCGCAAAAAAGCGGGAAGAGAATTCATCATCTGCCCTCAGAACGGCATGGGAGTATTTGCGGACTGTTCCCCGGAATACAAGGATGTTTATCTCAAGACCATAAACATGATCGGACTTGAAAGCCTTTTATACAATACCCATAGCCCAGAGGACAGGGATTACCGCTTGGAGCTTGCAAAGGAACTGGCCGAATCGGGCAAAATAATCCTTGATGTGGAATACATAGCCCCGTCCCAATACGCTGAATACCTCCAGAAAGTTAAGGCCCTAGATTTTAAATTAATTCCTTATGGCGCGACACCGGATGCGGCTCTAGACAGGATCACTGACTTTTGGAAGTTCAATCAATAA
- a CDS encoding sulfite exporter TauE/SafE family protein has product MLKIKFLCFMLLWSLLGGLAQAHPLGEVVQETTVMNESGRLLIVYDTSIGPSITASLIPDADRDGKVSTAEERKLSLDISRLLLPNLEVYLDDKPVVPELYYDSVTPAPGGYNNGLRSNLVYAIALAGEEGAKHYLKFSDNNFQTGELKWLKWKVQADPQFSVVRTSPDSRELNYQFFSKNEDGGSALYSAPASSVQGNGIKPVPQEDSSQTALKDYLSRENLGPGTILFALGMAFFLGMGHALSPGHGKAMVAAYLIGRSGRIRDAFTLGTIVTITHVASVIVLGIVALLLSRYFLPGELYPWLGAFSGALVFGVGYMMLARRAVHSHGHHHHGHHDHSHSYSHSHEDGNGDGQVSWWSMLSLGIAGGMVPCPTALVVLLASVAFGRIVFGLMLILSFSLGLAAVLIIIGILTVRTSKLTERFSGSRRWIENLPVISAGLVMLAGIAIAFNALHAGGILRFG; this is encoded by the coding sequence GTGCTGAAAATTAAATTTTTATGTTTTATGTTGCTCTGGTCTTTGCTGGGGGGGCTGGCTCAGGCCCATCCGTTGGGTGAAGTGGTGCAGGAAACCACAGTCATGAACGAAAGCGGGCGGTTGCTCATAGTTTATGATACATCCATAGGACCATCCATTACAGCGAGCCTTATTCCCGATGCTGACCGCGACGGTAAAGTCTCGACTGCTGAAGAGCGAAAACTGTCTCTGGATATCAGCAGACTTCTGCTTCCAAATCTGGAAGTTTATCTGGATGATAAGCCGGTTGTTCCCGAGCTTTATTATGACTCAGTAACTCCGGCTCCGGGTGGATATAATAACGGATTGCGCTCCAATCTGGTCTACGCAATTGCTTTGGCTGGAGAAGAAGGAGCAAAGCATTATCTTAAATTTTCCGATAATAATTTTCAGACAGGGGAACTTAAGTGGTTGAAATGGAAAGTTCAGGCAGATCCTCAATTCAGCGTGGTCAGAACTTCTCCTGATTCACGTGAACTTAATTACCAGTTTTTTTCCAAGAATGAAGATGGGGGCAGTGCCCTTTATTCCGCACCGGCTTCCTCAGTGCAAGGCAACGGCATAAAGCCCGTTCCGCAGGAAGATTCGAGCCAGACAGCGCTTAAGGATTATCTGTCGCGGGAGAATCTTGGCCCGGGAACCATTCTCTTTGCATTGGGGATGGCTTTTTTCCTGGGTATGGGACATGCGCTGAGTCCCGGACACGGCAAGGCCATGGTCGCAGCTTATCTCATTGGACGCAGCGGGCGTATCCGTGACGCGTTCACTCTGGGAACCATTGTCACCATCACCCACGTTGCCAGTGTTATTGTACTTGGTATCGTGGCTCTGCTGCTTTCTCGCTATTTTCTTCCCGGTGAGCTTTATCCGTGGCTGGGGGCATTCTCCGGCGCATTGGTCTTCGGTGTCGGTTATATGATGCTGGCGCGGAGAGCAGTGCACAGCCATGGGCATCATCACCATGGACATCACGATCATTCACATTCATACAGCCATAGTCATGAAGACGGTAACGGGGATGGACAGGTCTCATGGTGGTCCATGCTTAGTCTCGGCATTGCCGGGGGCATGGTTCCCTGTCCCACCGCACTGGTTGTTCTGCTGGCTTCGGTCGCTTTCGGCCGCATTGTCTTCGGTTTGATGCTGATCTTGTCCTTCAGCCTTGGATTGGCCGCTGTACTTATAATAATCGGTATACTGACAGTGCGCACTTCGAAGCTTACCGAAAGGTTTTCCGGTTCACGAAGATGGATAGAAAACCTTCCTGTCATAAGCGCAGGGCTGGTTATGCTTGCCGGAATAGCCATTGCTTTCAATGCCCTGCACGCAGGGGGCATCCTGCGGTTCGGATAG